In Leifsonia sp. ZF2019, a genomic segment contains:
- a CDS encoding DeoR/GlpR family DNA-binding transcription regulator gives MNREQRLGVVLELLAESGQIEVEDLVAKLNVSPATARRDLDALAAQQMLTRTRGGAVGQSVAYDLPFRYKHERHAPEKLRIAHAASALVPRGSVVGLCGGTTSTAVATVLSSRPDVLEPSPYPNLTVVTNAINIAAQLVIRPQIKIVVTGGVVQSRSYEVVGPYSNAVLERITMDIAFIAVDGIDPVIGATVNDEGEASVNALMAQRAARAVIIADSSKIGRRAFATLGGSTLLTTIITDAGITDEQRTAFIEAGYELIVV, from the coding sequence ATGAACAGAGAGCAACGCCTCGGCGTCGTCCTCGAACTCCTCGCCGAGTCCGGGCAGATCGAGGTGGAGGACCTCGTCGCCAAGCTCAACGTCTCCCCCGCGACGGCACGGCGCGACCTCGATGCGCTCGCCGCGCAGCAGATGCTCACGCGCACCCGCGGTGGGGCGGTCGGCCAATCCGTCGCGTACGACCTGCCCTTCCGCTACAAACACGAGCGGCACGCACCGGAGAAGCTGCGCATCGCCCACGCCGCGAGCGCCCTCGTGCCGCGGGGCTCCGTCGTGGGACTGTGCGGTGGCACGACGAGCACGGCGGTCGCCACCGTTCTGAGCTCGCGCCCGGACGTGCTGGAGCCCTCGCCGTACCCGAACCTCACGGTCGTCACCAACGCCATCAACATCGCGGCGCAGCTCGTGATCCGCCCGCAGATCAAGATCGTCGTCACCGGCGGCGTCGTCCAGTCCCGCAGCTACGAGGTGGTCGGCCCTTACAGCAATGCCGTGCTGGAGCGGATCACCATGGACATCGCGTTCATCGCGGTCGACGGGATCGACCCCGTGATCGGAGCCACCGTGAACGACGAGGGGGAGGCGAGCGTGAACGCCCTCATGGCGCAACGCGCGGCGCGGGCCGTCATCATCGCCGACTCGTCCAAGATCGGCCGCCGGGCCTTCGCGACCCTCGGCGGATCGACGCTGCTCACGACGATCATCACCGACGCCGGCATCACCGACGAGCAGCGGACGGCGTTCATCGAGGCGGGATACGAGCTCATCGTCGTCTGA